The proteins below are encoded in one region of Bremerella sp. P1:
- a CDS encoding DUF3307 domain-containing protein, which produces MPYIMLIHWIADFLCQSRWMAENKSKNLAALSAHVGVYTAVMGVACIPMLGLVPGIQFALINGVLHFAVDFGTSRVTSYFYQKQNMHAFFATVGFDQYLHFLCLWYVKVWVT; this is translated from the coding sequence ATGCCGTACATCATGCTGATCCATTGGATCGCCGACTTCCTCTGCCAAAGTCGGTGGATGGCTGAGAACAAGAGCAAGAACCTCGCGGCGCTATCTGCCCACGTGGGCGTCTACACGGCCGTGATGGGCGTGGCCTGTATACCGATGCTGGGGCTGGTGCCAGGCATTCAGTTCGCACTGATCAACGGCGTGCTGCACTTCGCGGTCGACTTCGGCACCAGCCGCGTGACGTCGTATTTCTACCAGAAACAAAACATGCACGCGTTCTTCGCGACGGTAGGCTTTGACCAGTACCTGCACTTCTTGTGTCTGTGGTACGTCAAGGTTTGGGTTACGTGA
- a CDS encoding prolyl oligopeptidase family serine peptidase, with protein sequence MTLALRIFLFATLLFVATAPIFAQGTAADYQRMQQLGRMTSGKVFRDDVTPNWLTGGDQFWYRVRTGQGQHEFVFVDATKGLREPAFDHGKLAQQLGELLKKEIQPARLPFERIQFSEDFNRIIFEVAGDTFQVDRSDQSLARLDQPTESLLSSMPAFQRPYPSTDKGGEITLKIVNETADTVKLFWIDRDGRPVFYNDVAAKKDYERRTFVGHVWLVLNPRGQALAVFEAADPVSVLKVDGKNVRELPRRRRRGDRGPRPSRTSPDDQWTASIEDHNLVIRQKNSGEPIRLTTDGKADKYLNDRFYWSPDSKRLIVMEVTPGQGREVTFVESSPEDQLQPKVHKFSYDKPGDKIRQQWPRLFDLETKEEIALDRSLFENPYAISEESWQADSSEFRFLYNQRGHQALRVLAIERSGTVRTIVEETSNTFIDYTNKVYYNPEPEENELVWMSERSGWNHLYMIDAAKGEVRNAITEGEWVVREIERVDRDKQQIWFTAGGIVPGQDPYYLHHCRVNFDGSGLTILTEGDGSHQINYSPDGRYVIDQYSRVDLPPVHALRRVEDGSLVCELERADASQLLETGWQMTERFTAKGRDGKTDIYGVIYFPTNYDPAEKYPVIEYIYAGPHSAFVPKRFSMHSGRRELAELGFIVVQIDGMGTNHRGKAFHDVCWKNLSDSGFPDRIAWMKAAAEKFPSMDIERVGIYGGSAGGQSALAALLWHGDFYDAAVADCGCHDNRMDKIWWNEQWMGWPIDESYAQNSNVTHAHKLQGDLFLIVGEMDTNVDPASTMQVVNALVKADKDFDLLVVPGGGHGIGSGRYGMRRTRDFFVRKLYGVEPRR encoded by the coding sequence ATGACGCTTGCGCTTCGCATCTTCTTGTTCGCTACTTTGTTATTCGTTGCAACTGCGCCGATCTTCGCGCAGGGAACCGCAGCCGATTATCAGCGCATGCAGCAGTTGGGACGGATGACTTCCGGCAAGGTATTTCGCGATGATGTCACACCCAACTGGCTGACAGGAGGAGACCAGTTCTGGTATCGCGTGCGAACAGGGCAAGGGCAGCATGAATTCGTTTTTGTGGATGCCACCAAAGGCCTGCGCGAACCGGCGTTCGATCACGGCAAGCTCGCTCAACAGTTGGGCGAATTACTGAAGAAAGAGATCCAGCCGGCTCGGTTACCCTTCGAGCGAATTCAGTTTTCGGAAGACTTCAACCGGATCATCTTTGAGGTGGCTGGAGACACCTTTCAGGTCGACCGCAGCGATCAGTCACTAGCGCGGCTTGACCAACCGACCGAGTCGCTTCTTTCCAGCATGCCTGCGTTCCAGCGACCGTACCCTTCGACCGATAAAGGGGGCGAAATCACCCTGAAGATCGTCAACGAAACGGCAGACACGGTGAAACTATTCTGGATCGATCGCGACGGACGACCGGTCTTCTACAACGATGTCGCTGCTAAGAAGGACTACGAACGGCGTACGTTTGTCGGTCACGTCTGGCTGGTCCTCAATCCGCGCGGCCAAGCCCTGGCCGTCTTCGAAGCCGCCGATCCGGTCAGTGTGTTGAAGGTCGACGGAAAGAATGTCCGCGAATTGCCCCGACGTCGTCGACGGGGCGACCGTGGACCACGACCAAGTCGTACGTCTCCCGATGACCAGTGGACCGCATCGATTGAGGATCACAACCTCGTGATCCGCCAGAAGAACTCCGGCGAACCGATTCGGCTGACGACCGATGGCAAAGCGGATAAATACCTGAACGACCGCTTCTATTGGTCGCCTGACTCGAAACGATTGATCGTGATGGAAGTCACGCCAGGGCAGGGGAGGGAAGTGACCTTTGTCGAATCATCTCCCGAAGACCAACTGCAGCCGAAGGTCCACAAGTTTTCGTATGACAAACCCGGTGACAAGATCCGCCAACAATGGCCGCGGCTGTTCGACCTGGAAACGAAGGAAGAGATTGCACTCGACCGAAGCCTGTTCGAGAATCCCTACGCTATCTCGGAAGAGTCGTGGCAGGCCGACAGCAGCGAGTTTCGTTTTCTGTACAACCAGCGAGGTCACCAGGCGCTCCGCGTGCTGGCCATCGAGCGCAGTGGAACGGTCCGGACCATCGTCGAAGAAACGAGCAACACCTTCATCGATTACACCAACAAGGTCTATTACAACCCCGAGCCGGAAGAGAATGAGTTGGTCTGGATGTCGGAGCGTAGCGGTTGGAATCATCTCTACATGATCGATGCGGCCAAAGGAGAAGTCCGCAATGCGATCACCGAGGGCGAGTGGGTTGTCCGCGAAATCGAACGTGTCGATCGCGACAAGCAACAAATCTGGTTTACGGCCGGGGGCATCGTTCCTGGACAAGATCCCTATTACCTGCATCACTGCCGTGTCAATTTCGATGGTAGCGGGCTGACGATTCTGACCGAAGGAGATGGCTCGCATCAAATCAACTACTCGCCCGACGGACGTTATGTAATCGACCAGTACAGCCGGGTCGACCTTCCTCCGGTGCATGCCCTTCGTCGGGTGGAAGACGGTTCGCTCGTGTGCGAGCTAGAACGAGCCGATGCCAGCCAGTTGCTGGAAACCGGCTGGCAGATGACCGAGCGTTTCACGGCCAAGGGACGCGATGGCAAGACCGACATCTACGGCGTGATCTACTTTCCCACGAATTACGATCCGGCCGAAAAGTACCCGGTCATCGAATACATCTATGCCGGGCCACATAGTGCTTTCGTGCCGAAGCGTTTCTCGATGCACAGTGGGCGGCGCGAGCTGGCTGAACTCGGTTTCATTGTCGTACAGATCGACGGCATGGGCACCAATCATCGAGGCAAGGCCTTTCATGATGTCTGCTGGAAGAACCTTTCCGACTCTGGCTTTCCGGATCGTATTGCCTGGATGAAAGCGGCCGCGGAGAAGTTCCCCAGCATGGATATTGAGCGGGTCGGAATCTACGGCGGTTCCGCTGGTGGGCAAAGCGCGCTGGCCGCATTGCTTTGGCACGGCGACTTCTACGACGCGGCAGTTGCCGATTGTGGTTGCCACGACAATCGCATGGACAAGATCTGGTGGAACGAACAGTGGATGGGTTGGCCGATCGATGAGTCGTATGCTCAAAACTCGAACGTCACCCACGCCCATAAGCTGCAAGGTGATCTCTTCCTGATCGTGGGCGAAATGGACACCAACGTTGATCCGGCCAGCACCATGCAGGTGGTCAATGCCCTGGTCAAAGCAGACAAAGACTTTGACCTGTTGGTCGTGCCGGGCGGTGGTCATGGTATTGGCAGCGGTCGCTATGGGATGCGCCGTACGCGCGACTTCTTCGTCCGCAAGCTATACGGCGTTGAGCCTCGGCGATAA
- a CDS encoding ABC transporter ATP-binding protein, whose product MSNQSPDEQPPLKPAVLSVRDVERTFTMGEVKVEVLKNLSFDIYDGEVLAMVGPSGSGKSTILNLIGGLDQPNHGSVLFDGTDLATVSSSVLTRYRRKHVGFIFQFYNLVPNLTALENVLSAAELAENPLDAREILDKVGLAERADHFPSQLSGGEQQRVAIARAVVKNPKLLLCDEPTGALDFETGIRALELLLQFNRDLGTTILIITHNTALADVAHRVIHLRSGEIVSVEENQQPLPPSEVVW is encoded by the coding sequence GTGAGCAATCAAAGCCCGGACGAGCAGCCTCCGTTGAAGCCAGCCGTTTTATCGGTACGTGATGTCGAACGCACCTTCACCATGGGCGAGGTGAAGGTGGAAGTCCTGAAAAACCTTTCGTTTGATATCTACGATGGCGAAGTCCTGGCGATGGTGGGGCCCAGTGGGTCAGGTAAGTCGACCATCTTGAACCTGATCGGCGGCCTCGATCAGCCCAATCATGGCAGCGTCCTGTTCGATGGAACCGATCTGGCGACCGTCTCTTCGAGTGTGCTTACCCGTTATCGCCGCAAGCATGTTGGCTTCATCTTTCAGTTCTATAACCTGGTACCGAACCTAACGGCATTGGAGAACGTGTTGTCCGCGGCCGAGTTGGCCGAGAACCCGCTAGATGCCAGGGAGATACTCGATAAGGTCGGGCTGGCCGAACGTGCCGACCACTTCCCGTCGCAGCTTTCCGGCGGCGAACAGCAGCGTGTCGCGATCGCCCGGGCCGTGGTCAAAAACCCCAAGCTGCTCCTGTGCGATGAGCCGACCGGGGCGCTCGATTTCGAGACTGGAATTCGTGCACTCGAGCTGCTGCTGCAGTTCAACCGCGACCTGGGAACGACCATCCTCATCATCACGCACAACACGGCACTCGCTGATGTAGCGCACCGGGTGATCCATCTTCGTAGCGGCGAAATCGTCAGCGTCGAAGAGAACCAGCAGCCACTGCCTCCCTCGGAGGTGGTCTGGTGA
- a CDS encoding thioredoxin domain-containing protein, protein MKYFAILAPILVIIAAHFAWAEDAPQKNRLRLETSAYLQMHAGNPIDWYPWGEEALAKAKAENKPIFVSIGYASCHWCHVMEKESFSDPKIAEFLNEHFVCIKVDREERPDVDSVYMLATQIMSNSGGWPLNVFLTPDAKPFIGTTYLPAEDREVPLADGQAIGVQPGFLTLAKRVAVAWSEQPKQLEEVGDNVTRALKQVLGRPLLPPDLAESDSIFRTFDRTLEKEFDPRFGGFEFEEGKDRIPKFPQPSYLTYLLKRNDAGNATAGNMLELTLEKMAHGGIYDQVGGGFHRYSTDRHWKIPHFEKMLYDNAQLLSIYAQASKSLEKPEFAEVARGIADFVLSEMTGPEGQFYSAIDADSDGEEGAYYRYAPEELHEKLSADQLRLAEQAFGMTGEPNFEDEYYVPQFHGAPEAEKLDDLKAALLAIRNQRTRPFLDKKVITSWNGQMIRGLADAGRILEEPRYIEAASQAANHLLKSAADNDGRLRRTSETKENQPPAYVDDYAMLIDGLLALHEATDNQRWIDEAVKLQATQQKHYWDEAFGGYYFTPDDNSNLIVRGKLYTDGALPSGNAVSVSNLKELAKRVPDQANQYSAWAQKTIESSSTLLNDHPNSTARMAAELVEN, encoded by the coding sequence ATGAAATACTTCGCTATTTTAGCGCCAATCTTAGTGATAATCGCGGCGCATTTCGCCTGGGCCGAAGACGCCCCGCAGAAAAATCGCCTGCGACTGGAGACCTCGGCCTATTTGCAGATGCACGCCGGGAACCCGATCGACTGGTACCCCTGGGGAGAAGAAGCACTGGCCAAAGCGAAGGCCGAAAACAAGCCGATCTTCGTTTCGATCGGCTATGCCAGTTGCCACTGGTGCCACGTGATGGAAAAGGAGAGCTTTTCCGATCCCAAGATCGCCGAGTTTCTCAACGAGCACTTCGTCTGTATCAAGGTCGATCGGGAAGAACGCCCTGACGTCGATTCCGTATACATGCTGGCCACGCAGATTATGTCCAACAGCGGCGGCTGGCCGTTGAACGTCTTTCTGACGCCCGATGCCAAACCCTTTATCGGCACGACCTATCTTCCGGCCGAAGATCGCGAAGTACCGCTGGCCGATGGTCAGGCAATCGGTGTGCAGCCAGGTTTTCTGACGTTGGCTAAACGAGTCGCGGTAGCCTGGAGCGAGCAACCCAAGCAACTGGAAGAAGTGGGAGACAACGTCACGCGGGCCTTGAAGCAGGTACTCGGTCGCCCGCTGTTGCCGCCAGACCTAGCAGAAAGCGATAGCATCTTCCGGACGTTCGACCGCACGCTTGAGAAAGAGTTTGATCCACGCTTCGGTGGATTCGAGTTCGAAGAAGGGAAGGACCGCATTCCCAAGTTCCCACAGCCATCGTACCTGACGTACCTGCTGAAGCGGAACGACGCCGGCAACGCCACTGCCGGTAACATGTTGGAGTTAACGCTTGAGAAGATGGCCCACGGCGGCATCTATGACCAGGTGGGTGGAGGCTTCCATCGCTATAGCACTGATCGACACTGGAAGATCCCCCACTTCGAGAAGATGCTATACGACAACGCTCAGCTGCTTTCGATCTATGCCCAGGCCTCGAAGTCGCTTGAAAAGCCCGAGTTCGCCGAGGTTGCCCGCGGGATCGCCGACTTCGTACTCAGTGAGATGACCGGCCCCGAGGGACAATTCTATAGCGCGATCGATGCGGACTCCGACGGGGAAGAAGGAGCCTACTATCGCTACGCGCCTGAGGAACTTCACGAGAAGCTTTCGGCCGATCAGCTGCGTCTGGCTGAACAGGCCTTCGGCATGACTGGCGAGCCTAACTTCGAAGACGAATACTACGTCCCGCAATTTCACGGTGCCCCAGAAGCCGAAAAGCTGGACGATTTGAAAGCGGCACTCTTGGCGATTCGCAATCAACGAACCAGGCCGTTTCTCGATAAGAAGGTAATCACCAGCTGGAACGGACAAATGATCCGCGGCCTGGCCGATGCCGGACGAATCTTGGAGGAGCCGCGTTACATCGAAGCAGCTTCCCAGGCAGCCAACCATTTGCTGAAGTCGGCTGCCGATAACGATGGTCGCCTCCGCCGCACGTCCGAAACCAAAGAGAATCAGCCACCGGCCTACGTGGATGATTATGCTATGCTTATCGATGGTCTGCTTGCTCTGCACGAGGCTACCGACAATCAGCGTTGGATAGACGAGGCTGTCAAACTACAAGCTACGCAGCAGAAACACTACTGGGATGAAGCTTTCGGCGGGTACTACTTCACGCCGGATGACAACTCGAATCTGATCGTTCGCGGCAAGCTTTATACCGATGGCGCTTTACCGAGCGGAAATGCCGTTTCGGTTAGTAATCTGAAAGAGCTGGCCAAGCGGGTGCCTGACCAGGCCAATCAGTACAGCGCGTGGGCGCAAAAGACGATCGAGTCAAGCTCGACGCTACTGAACGATCACCCCAACAGCACGGCGCGTATGGCGGCTGAGCTGGTGGAGAACTGA